Below is a genomic region from Hevea brasiliensis isolate MT/VB/25A 57/8 chromosome 3, ASM3005281v1, whole genome shotgun sequence.
GAATGCATTGGCCAAGCTGCAATTGGCACTCCCGTGGTGATGCTTTCCATGCAAGAATTCCACCCACAGTGACTCATAAAACCTCCTGTTGCTGGGTGGGATAAAATCTCCAGTTGGGGCACCCAATCTCTCGCCACCAATCCCACGCCATCCACTGAATTCTCATACCCCATTGGGAGCTcagcttttctttcattttctccttTGAAAACATCTCCTTTATCAGCATCTCTCAGTACCCAAATGAACTTTTGGCCACTTTGCTTCAACCCAATTGCTAGCTGCTCGATTTGTTCGTTGTTCATGGCTGTTGTAGTACCAAAAGACACGTAAATCACTGAGTTTCTTGCTTGTTTATCCAGCCATTCCAAGCAAAAATGTTTTCCATCTGAGCCTTTTCTCTCTGCAGGTATAATTACTGGATTAAAAGGCCCTAAAGCCCAATGCTTCTTCTTAGTACTTCCCTCTGTTGTTTCATTCTGTTCTTTCTCGACCAAGTCCATGAAAGCACCTTCTATCAATCTGCATGTGTTGTATACACGCCCTGAATCGAGCTTATAGAACTGATATTGAGaatcaataaaatcagagaactcATCAGTGAAGCACCCTTCAAGAGTGGGAATTTCTTCTGGGATCACCCCATTTTCATGAATATTATGTCTCCCCATTCTTTCCCGTTGATACAAGCACATGGTAAAAGCAGATACGCTATGGAAATTGTAGGACTCTGCGTTGGAAATTAATTGAACTTCTTGAATCACAGACGCCATGAGAGAATCATGGATAACTATAACTTTTCTTGCTTTGCTCGAAAGTGAACGCAGAAGCACAGACACAGGCTCTCGAAGATGAGATGAGGCATGTTTGAAAGCAGGTATCAAATGAGCAGGGAACTTGTTCTTGGCATTTGGGTTGGGAGTAGGGCAAGCAAAAGGAGGGATTTCAAAGTCATGGAAATGGATATTAGCGATGGCGCGTACATCCCACCCATTAACGCGTAGCTTGGCCTGGCGGTTGTGGGTGGTGGTGCCGAC
It encodes:
- the LOC131178651 gene encoding zeatin O-glucosyltransferase-like, whose product is MANHQNQRVHALNGQDGPKQSQVVVVMVPLPAQGHLNQLLELSRLIQSYSIAVHLVGTTTHNRQAKLRVNGWDVRAIANIHFHDFEIPPFACPTPNPNAKNKFPAHLIPAFKHASSHLREPVSVLLRSLSSKARKVIVIHDSLMASVIQEVQLISNAESYNFHSVSAFTMCLYQRERMGRHNIHENGVIPEEIPTLEGCFTDEFSDFIDSQYQFYKLDSGRVYNTCRLIEGAFMDLVEKEQNETTEGSTKKKHWALGPFNPVIIPAERKGSDGKHFCLEWLDKQARNSVIYVSFGTTTAMNNEQIEQLAIGLKQSGQKFIWVLRDADKGDVFKGENERKAELPMGYENSVDGVGLVARDWVPQLEILSHPATGGFMSHCGWNSCMESITTGVPIAAWPMHSDQPRNAVLITELLKIGVTVKEWARRDEIVTAKMVESSVKRLMASDEGDGMKKRAAELGDSVRLSMAEGGASRMEIDSFIAHISSY